The Pirellulimonas nuda genome includes a region encoding these proteins:
- a CDS encoding response regulator transcription factor, with protein MNILVAEDYAPIRRAVQAALAESGYTVDSVSDGGEARWAASTGEYDCIVLDWMLPTLSGIDLVRALRADEDSTPVLMLTARDATEDRVQGLDSGADDYLVKPFALEELLARVRALVRRRYASACPLVSVGDLDVDTVGKRVHRAGKPIDLTAREYALLHYLVLRAGEVVSRTDIWNHLYGLIDDSHSNVVDVYIGYLRRKLAAGGGSPMIRTIRGQGYVLEGTP; from the coding sequence ATCGGGGTACACGGTCGATTCCGTCAGCGACGGCGGAGAGGCGAGGTGGGCCGCCTCCACCGGAGAATACGACTGCATCGTGCTCGACTGGATGCTGCCCACGCTGAGCGGGATCGACTTGGTGCGCGCGCTACGGGCGGACGAAGACTCGACGCCGGTGCTGATGCTCACCGCGAGAGACGCGACGGAGGATCGCGTGCAGGGGCTCGACAGCGGCGCCGACGACTACCTGGTCAAGCCGTTCGCGCTCGAAGAGCTGCTGGCCCGTGTGCGGGCGCTCGTCCGCAGGCGTTACGCGTCGGCCTGCCCGCTGGTCAGCGTCGGGGACCTGGATGTTGACACCGTCGGAAAGCGGGTCCACCGCGCCGGAAAGCCGATCGATCTCACGGCGCGCGAGTACGCCTTGCTCCACTACTTGGTCTTGCGAGCCGGAGAGGTCGTCTCTCGCACGGATATCTGGAACCACCTCTACGGCTTGATCGACGACTCGCACAGCAATGTGGTGGATGTCTACATCGGCTACCTGCGGCGCAAGCTGGCCGCGGGAGGGGGATCGCCGATGATCCGCACCATCCGCGGGCAGGGGTACGTGCTGGAGGGGACGCCGTGA
- a CDS encoding sensor histidine kinase, whose amino-acid sequence MTSSIRARVLIASTLVISLVLLVAGLAVYALLRNGLSRQFDVSLMASAEGLARAFEYDSRGLHCDREGLEGAPRAIFRAWNTAGSVVAQSGGNLTLPPMSAIDLSATHDGVQECRLSDGSSARGVRVNFMPHVDSDYPGPEPPSRIILVAAVPLAEVEQTLSLAARQLALALLGGVLLAPLVLWPVTRLVVRPVEAIASRISRLDVAELDARLDPAGCPIELRPIVQRLNETIARLEDAFQRERAATANIAHELRTPLAGLRATIELATTRPRATDYYQQTLAECRQMTAELETLVERVLLLSRLDAGRLPQNPERIDVGGLLRACWDEAVRRAPQPPSGVRWDIDEGLTLTADRACARQVLRNLLANAVDHGAPDKPIAISAARSAAGVELRIANTSARPVGGDVQRLKQRFVQQDENRSRTGRNAGLGLSICDELVRQMGGELSLCVGAGDRFTAVVSLPGDPGERGKAAAAALVSLPMAVSRLAPAAPSSAPSPAKT is encoded by the coding sequence GTGACCTCCTCGATCCGCGCACGCGTGTTGATCGCCTCGACGCTGGTCATCAGCCTTGTGCTGTTGGTCGCCGGGCTCGCGGTGTACGCGCTGCTCCGCAACGGCCTGTCCCGGCAGTTCGACGTGAGCCTCATGGCCTCGGCCGAGGGGCTGGCGCGGGCGTTCGAGTACGACAGCCGAGGCCTACACTGCGACCGGGAGGGGCTGGAAGGGGCGCCCAGAGCGATCTTCCGCGCCTGGAATACAGCGGGAAGCGTCGTCGCCCAATCGGGCGGAAACCTGACCCTGCCACCGATGTCGGCGATAGATCTCTCCGCGACGCACGACGGGGTCCAAGAGTGTCGGCTTAGCGACGGCTCGTCTGCGCGTGGCGTACGCGTGAACTTTATGCCGCACGTGGACAGCGACTACCCGGGCCCCGAACCTCCCTCCAGGATCATCCTTGTCGCCGCCGTGCCGCTCGCCGAGGTAGAGCAGACGTTGTCGCTCGCCGCACGCCAGCTGGCGCTGGCGCTGCTGGGGGGCGTGCTGCTGGCGCCGCTGGTGCTCTGGCCCGTCACGCGCCTGGTGGTGCGACCGGTTGAAGCCATTGCTTCGCGGATCAGCCGGCTCGATGTGGCGGAGCTCGACGCCCGGCTCGATCCGGCGGGCTGCCCGATCGAGCTGCGGCCCATCGTCCAGCGGCTCAACGAGACGATCGCCCGATTGGAAGACGCGTTCCAGCGAGAACGCGCCGCCACGGCCAACATCGCGCACGAGCTGCGCACGCCGCTCGCCGGGCTGCGGGCGACCATCGAGTTGGCCACGACCAGGCCCCGCGCGACGGACTACTACCAGCAGACGCTCGCCGAGTGTCGGCAGATGACGGCCGAGCTGGAGACGCTGGTCGAGCGGGTGTTGCTGCTGTCGCGCCTCGACGCCGGCCGACTGCCACAGAACCCAGAGCGGATCGACGTGGGGGGGCTGCTTCGGGCGTGTTGGGACGAGGCGGTCCGCCGAGCGCCGCAGCCCCCCTCGGGGGTGCGGTGGGACATAGACGAGGGCCTCACCCTCACCGCCGATCGCGCCTGCGCCCGCCAGGTTCTCCGCAACCTGCTGGCGAACGCGGTCGACCACGGCGCCCCTGACAAGCCGATCGCGATCTCCGCCGCCCGTTCGGCCGCCGGGGTCGAGCTGCGGATCGCCAACACCAGCGCCCGGCCCGTTGGTGGCGACGTGCAGCGGCTCAAACAACGCTTTGTCCAACAAGACGAGAACCGCTCCCGCACGGGCCGCAACGCGGGGCTGGGGCTGTCGATTTGCGACGAGTTGGTGCGGCAGATGGGGGGAGAGCTGTCGCTCTGCGTCGGCGCGGGCGACCGGTTCACCGCCGTGGTTTCGCTGCCCGGCGATCCCGGCGAAAGAGGCAAAGCGGCGGCCGCCGCTTTGGTGTCGTTGCCGATGGCTGTGTCACGGCTTGCGCCGGCCGCCCCGTCGTCCGCACCGTCGCCCGCCAAAACTTGA
- a CDS encoding sulfatase family protein, translated as MISPFLPVRLVLPCLLVTSAAFAAADAPRTATPNIVLIMADDLGYGDVSCYGATKIDTPHIDRLAEQGMKFTDAHTAASVCSPSRYGVLTGRSPWRLHRKGNGYRLEPEQMTIASLLKPLGYTSAAIGKWHLGYSKDWNKPPITGPLERGFDYHFGVPQNHNDSTRAFIENHDLVGRKPGEPYRIVEGKDYPEGLAEPRVEDQVDTTLTNKAVRFIRQNASGPFFLYFTPCAPHTHVTPSAEFRGTSEAGTLGDYIQELDSHVGEIADVLDELGIADNTLLIFTSDNGGSPKDFKGTNGMNLNFASEAGDLRAKYRTAKADAAKMGHATNGPWHDGKGSPHEGGHRVPFIARWPGRIATDSTSDRVTCLTDLIATAADVVGSELPDDAGQDSFTMLPTLLGHSTGEPAREAIFVQGDTNDDAIAVCTGKWKMIERRGGEGGKAHELYDLESDPGETRNVADSHADLVTRLAAALDNARDEGRTRPKG; from the coding sequence ATGATTAGCCCCTTTCTCCCTGTGCGTTTGGTCTTGCCCTGCCTGCTGGTCACGAGCGCGGCGTTTGCGGCCGCCGATGCGCCGCGGACGGCCACGCCCAACATCGTGCTGATCATGGCGGACGACCTCGGTTACGGCGACGTTAGCTGCTACGGCGCTACGAAGATCGACACCCCGCACATCGACCGGCTCGCCGAGCAGGGGATGAAGTTCACGGACGCCCACACGGCGGCGTCGGTCTGCTCGCCGTCCCGCTACGGCGTGTTGACCGGTCGTTCGCCGTGGCGGCTGCACCGCAAGGGCAACGGCTACCGACTCGAGCCGGAGCAGATGACCATCGCCTCGCTGCTCAAGCCGCTGGGCTACACCTCAGCCGCCATCGGCAAGTGGCACCTCGGCTACAGCAAAGACTGGAACAAGCCGCCGATCACCGGGCCGCTGGAGCGGGGCTTCGACTATCACTTCGGCGTTCCTCAGAACCACAACGATTCGACCCGCGCGTTCATCGAGAACCACGACCTGGTGGGTCGGAAGCCGGGCGAGCCGTACCGGATCGTGGAGGGGAAGGACTACCCCGAGGGGCTGGCGGAGCCCCGCGTCGAGGACCAGGTCGATACGACGCTCACCAACAAGGCGGTCCGCTTCATCCGCCAGAACGCTTCGGGTCCGTTCTTCCTGTACTTCACGCCCTGCGCGCCGCACACGCACGTCACTCCGTCGGCCGAGTTCCGCGGGACCAGCGAGGCGGGCACGCTAGGGGACTATATCCAAGAACTTGACTCGCACGTGGGCGAGATCGCCGACGTGCTAGACGAGCTCGGGATCGCCGACAACACGCTGTTGATCTTTACCAGCGACAACGGCGGTTCGCCCAAAGACTTCAAGGGGACCAACGGCATGAATCTCAACTTCGCGAGCGAGGCGGGCGACCTCCGCGCGAAGTACCGCACCGCCAAGGCAGACGCGGCCAAGATGGGGCACGCCACCAACGGCCCCTGGCACGACGGCAAGGGCTCGCCGCACGAAGGGGGGCACCGCGTGCCGTTCATCGCCCGCTGGCCGGGGCGGATCGCGACTGATTCTACCAGCGACCGGGTGACCTGCCTGACCGACCTGATCGCCACGGCCGCCGACGTGGTAGGGAGCGAGCTCCCCGACGACGCCGGCCAAGACTCGTTCACCATGCTCCCGACGCTGCTGGGGCATTCGACGGGGGAGCCGGCCCGCGAGGCGATCTTTGTACAGGGCGATACGAACGACGACGCGATCGCCGTCTGCACCGGCAAGTGGAAGATGATCGAGCGCCGGGGCGGCGAGGGAGGCAAGGCGCACGAGCTGTACGACCTCGAAAGCGACCCGGGCGAGACCCGTAACGTGGCGGACAGTCACGCGGACCTCGTGACGCGGCTGGCCGCGGCGCTCGACAACGCACGCGACGAGGGCCGCACCCGGCCAAAGGGCTAG